One part of the Solea solea chromosome 1, fSolSol10.1, whole genome shotgun sequence genome encodes these proteins:
- the rnf152 gene encoding E3 ubiquitin-protein ligase rnf152, with the protein MDTISQDSMLECQICFNYYSPRRRPKLLDCRHTCCSVCLTQMRSSQKEIRCPWCRSVTKLPPGLSVSQLPDDPDIITVIAIPHASEHTPVFIRLPSNGCYMLPLPVAKERALGLPGELGCRFLPGSQQKGAVTVVTMPEQQPLALAMGLDGVGLEGDEVERRVSGGPVGGGKGSTWSGVCTVVLVACVLLFLLGIVLHNMSCISKRFTVISCG; encoded by the coding sequence ATGGACACAATTTCCCAGGATTCCATGTTGGAGTGCCAGATCTGCTTCAACTACTACAGCCCGCGACGGCGGCCCAAACTGCTGGACTGCAGACACACGTGCTGCTCCGTGTGTTTGACGCAGATGCGCAGCAGCCAGAAGGAAATCCGCTGTCCTTGGTGCCGCAGCGTCACCAAGCTGCCACCgggcctgtctgtctcccaGCTCCCAGACGACCCGGACATCATCACCGTCATCGCCATCCCCCACGCCTCCGAGCACACGCCCGTCTTCATTCGCCTCCCGAGCAACGGCTGCTACATGCTGCCTCTGCCCGTCGCCAAGGAGCGGGCGCTGGGGTTGCCGGGCGAGCTGGGCTGTCGCTTCCTGCCCGGCAGCCAACAGAAAGGCGCTGTCACCGTGGTGACCATGCCTGAGCAGCAGCCGCTGGCCCTGGCGATGGGTCTGGACGGTGTTGGGCTGGAGGGAGACGAAGTGGAGAGGAGGGTCAGTGGCGGTCCGGTGGGAGGAGGGAAAGGATCCACGTGGTCCGGCGTGTGCACTGTCGTCCTGGTGGCCTGCGTCCTGCTCTTCCTGCTGGGCATCGTCCTGCACAACATGTCCTGCATCTCCAAACGCTTCACGGTCATCTCCTGCGGCTGA